In the genome of Streptomyces collinus, one region contains:
- a CDS encoding ATP/GTP-binding protein, with product MSPRRNRPKGAASSGRSVEDDRPGRYGGWQSSENWQGENWSVRQVAGASAQGKSYRCPGCDQMIPDGVPHVVAWAEHTGVDDRRHWHKACWNARDRRTPGVQRSRNAPKF from the coding sequence GTGTCCCCGCGTCGCAACCGACCCAAGGGCGCCGCTTCGTCCGGCCGGAGCGTCGAGGACGACCGCCCCGGCCGCTACGGCGGCTGGCAGTCCTCGGAGAACTGGCAGGGCGAGAACTGGAGTGTGCGGCAAGTGGCCGGCGCGAGCGCGCAGGGCAAGTCGTACCGCTGCCCCGGCTGCGACCAGATGATCCCGGACGGGGTGCCGCACGTGGTGGCCTGGGCGGAGCACACGGGCGTCGACGACCGCAGACACTGGCACAAGGCCTGCTGGAACGCGCGGGACCGCCGCACCCCGGGGGTGCAGCGGTCCCGTAACGCGCCGAAGTTCTGA
- a CDS encoding LLM class flavin-dependent oxidoreductase: MRVGSFVLAAQFPGQGEGEALHRAVRSAEVAEEAGLDTVWLAEHHFVPYGTCPSAVTLAALLLGRTRRIRVGTAVSVLPTVHPVALGEQAALLHHTSGGRFTLGVGRGGPWVDLEVFGAGLEAYEKGFPESLDLLVRWLRESSVAADGERFRFREVPVVPRPSEALTEAAGPELVVACTSPSSVRLAAERGLSMLLGMHVGDEEKAEMVALWRQHARACGRSPEEIRGASHVSAGVCQVADRRVDAAETLMKAMPGWLKQGLEAHVTVDGRTRRMRDPLAYTELLCGLHAVGTPRLCADRLAATSERTGISRFALLVEGSGDLAATEENVRRLGAEVLPQLV, encoded by the coding sequence ATGCGCGTTGGAAGTTTCGTGTTGGCGGCCCAGTTCCCCGGTCAGGGCGAGGGAGAGGCGCTGCACCGCGCGGTCCGCTCGGCCGAGGTGGCCGAGGAGGCCGGGCTCGACACGGTCTGGCTTGCCGAGCACCACTTCGTGCCGTACGGCACGTGCCCGTCGGCCGTCACCCTGGCCGCCTTACTGCTGGGCCGCACCCGCCGCATCCGGGTCGGCACGGCGGTCAGCGTCCTGCCCACCGTCCACCCCGTGGCCCTCGGCGAACAGGCCGCGCTGCTGCACCACACGAGCGGCGGCCGTTTCACGCTCGGTGTCGGGCGCGGCGGCCCGTGGGTCGACCTGGAGGTGTTCGGCGCGGGTCTGGAGGCGTACGAGAAGGGGTTCCCGGAGTCCCTGGACCTTCTGGTGCGGTGGCTGCGCGAGTCGTCCGTGGCGGCCGACGGGGAGCGCTTCCGCTTCCGTGAAGTCCCGGTGGTGCCCCGGCCGTCGGAGGCGCTGACGGAGGCCGCGGGGCCCGAGCTGGTCGTCGCCTGCACCTCGCCGTCGAGTGTGCGGCTGGCGGCCGAGCGGGGTCTTTCGATGCTGCTCGGGATGCACGTGGGGGACGAGGAGAAGGCCGAGATGGTCGCGCTGTGGCGGCAGCACGCACGGGCCTGCGGCCGGTCGCCGGAGGAGATCCGGGGCGCGTCCCATGTGTCGGCCGGCGTCTGCCAGGTCGCGGACCGGCGGGTCGACGCGGCGGAGACGCTGATGAAGGCGATGCCGGGCTGGCTCAAGCAGGGCCTGGAGGCCCATGTCACGGTCGACGGGCGCACACGCCGGATGCGCGACCCGCTGGCGTACACCGAACTGCTCTGCGGGCTGCACGCGGTGGGCACTCCGCGGCTGTGCGCGGACCGGCTCGCGGCGACCAGCGAGCGCACGGGCATCTCGCGCTTCGCACTGCTCGTCGAGGGCTCGGGGGACCTGGCGGCGACCGAGGAGAACGTGCGGCGGCTGGGCGCCGAGGTGCTCCCCCAACTCGTCTGA
- a CDS encoding SCO5389 family protein: MSLDVSPALLEQAERGEVDEAEFVDCVRTSLPYAWEMISSLVAQLKVDGGAFADNQTPPPDEQARGQLLRALASDAIRGALQRHFGVRLAFQNCHRVAVFPLDSSVDEKLDRFTSVRSQVLNQSPEFRDC, encoded by the coding sequence ATGTCGCTCGACGTCTCACCGGCCCTACTCGAACAGGCCGAGCGAGGCGAGGTCGACGAAGCGGAATTCGTCGACTGCGTCCGGACCTCCCTGCCTTATGCGTGGGAGATGATCAGCTCACTGGTGGCCCAGCTGAAGGTGGACGGCGGCGCGTTCGCCGACAACCAGACGCCCCCGCCGGACGAGCAGGCACGCGGCCAGCTGCTGCGTGCGCTTGCGAGTGACGCGATACGCGGCGCGCTGCAACGGCACTTCGGTGTGCGGCTGGCTTTCCAGAACTGCCACCGGGTGGCCGTGTTCCCGCTCGACTCCTCGGTCGACGAGAAGCTGGACCGTTTCACCTCGGTCCGCAGTCAGGTGCTGAACCAGTCACCCGAGTTCCGGGACTGCTGA
- the nucS gene encoding endonuclease NucS, which yields MRLVIARCSVDYAGRLTAHLPSAPRLILVKADGSVSIHADDRAYKPLNWMSPPCTLKEGTGEEEGVWTVVNKAGEKLIITMEEVLHDSSHELGVDPGLIKDGVEAHLQELLADRIETLGDGYTLIRREYPTAIGPVDILCRDADGKTVAVEIKRRGEIDGVEQLTRYLELLNRDPHLAPVRGVFAAQEIKPQARVLATDRGIGCQVLDYDALRGIEDDKLRLF from the coding sequence ATGCGTCTCGTCATTGCCCGCTGCTCCGTGGACTACGCCGGGCGGCTCACCGCCCACCTTCCCTCGGCCCCGCGCCTGATCCTGGTGAAGGCGGACGGCAGCGTCTCGATCCACGCCGACGACCGGGCCTACAAGCCCCTGAACTGGATGTCGCCGCCCTGCACCCTGAAGGAGGGCACCGGCGAGGAGGAGGGCGTCTGGACCGTCGTCAACAAGGCGGGCGAGAAGCTCATCATCACGATGGAGGAAGTCCTCCACGACTCCTCGCACGAACTGGGCGTCGATCCCGGCCTGATCAAGGACGGCGTGGAAGCGCACCTCCAGGAGCTGCTCGCCGACCGCATCGAGACACTCGGCGACGGCTACACGCTGATCCGCCGCGAGTACCCGACGGCCATCGGGCCGGTCGACATCCTGTGCCGGGACGCCGACGGCAAGACCGTCGCGGTGGAGATCAAGCGGCGCGGTGAGATCGACGGCGTGGAGCAGCTCACGCGCTATCTGGAGCTGCTGAACCGCGATCCCCATCTCGCCCCGGTGCGCGGTGTCTTCGCGGCCCAGGAGATCAAGCCCCAGGCCCGCGTACTCGCCACCGACCGCGGCATCGGCTGCCAGGTCCTCGACTACGACGCGCTGCGGGGCATCGAGGACGACAAGCTGCGGCTGTTCTGA
- a CDS encoding ABC transporter ATP-binding protein, producing MIEAVGLTKRYGDKTAVYNLSFQVRPGAVTGFLGPNGSGKSTTMRMILGLDNPTAGQVTIGGYPYRRLPNAARQVGALLDAKAVHGGRSARNHLLSLAQLSGIPARRVDEVLGVVGLQDVAKKRSKGFSLGMGQRLGIAAALLGDPQVLLFDEPVNGLDPEGILWVRNLMKALAAEGRTVFVSSHLMSEMALTADHLIVIGRGQLLADMSVTDFISANSADFARVRTPDTEPQQREKLSAALTESGGHVLPEQDGALRVTGLPLPRISDIAHDHDVRLWELSPHQASLEEAYMRMTQGAVDYRSTIDQKAGLQQPLPPGAQPPMPVPGQGQPGWYAPPPPQQGGQPFPASPAGAPGQAPAGPYGAPGAPSVAPNSPGAGTPNPYAQPAPEAPQDTPQPAPQAPAAPAAQPAASAPAQPAPAPPAPAAAPTSDLTKPEDAR from the coding sequence ATGATCGAAGCAGTCGGCCTGACGAAGCGCTACGGCGACAAGACCGCTGTGTACAACCTTTCCTTCCAGGTGCGGCCCGGGGCCGTCACCGGCTTCCTCGGACCGAACGGCTCGGGCAAGTCCACGACGATGCGGATGATCCTCGGCCTGGACAATCCGACGGCCGGGCAGGTGACGATCGGCGGCTATCCGTACCGCAGGCTGCCCAACGCCGCCCGCCAGGTCGGTGCCCTGCTGGACGCCAAGGCGGTGCACGGCGGCCGGTCCGCCCGCAATCACCTGCTCTCCCTGGCCCAGCTGTCGGGCATCCCGGCCCGCCGGGTGGACGAGGTGCTCGGGGTCGTCGGTCTGCAGGACGTGGCCAAGAAGCGGTCCAAGGGCTTCTCCCTCGGCATGGGGCAGCGGCTGGGCATCGCCGCCGCGCTGCTCGGCGACCCGCAGGTGCTGCTGTTCGACGAGCCGGTCAACGGCCTCGACCCGGAGGGCATCCTCTGGGTGCGCAACCTGATGAAGGCGCTGGCGGCGGAGGGCCGTACGGTCTTCGTCTCCTCCCACCTGATGAGCGAGATGGCGCTGACCGCCGACCATCTCATCGTCATCGGGCGTGGTCAGCTGCTCGCCGACATGAGCGTGACCGACTTCATCTCGGCGAACTCCGCGGACTTCGCGCGGGTGCGCACGCCCGACACCGAGCCGCAGCAGCGCGAGAAGCTGTCGGCCGCGCTGACCGAGTCGGGCGGCCACGTGCTGCCCGAGCAAGACGGCGCCCTGCGCGTGACGGGGCTGCCCCTGCCGCGCATCAGCGACATCGCGCACGACCACGACGTACGGCTGTGGGAACTGTCGCCGCACCAGGCCTCCCTGGAGGAGGCGTACATGCGGATGACGCAGGGCGCCGTCGACTACCGCTCGACGATCGACCAGAAGGCAGGGCTCCAGCAGCCGCTGCCGCCCGGCGCGCAGCCGCCGATGCCGGTGCCCGGTCAGGGCCAGCCGGGCTGGTACGCCCCGCCGCCGCCCCAGCAGGGCGGCCAGCCGTTCCCGGCTTCGCCGGCGGGCGCACCCGGTCAGGCTCCGGCGGGCCCGTACGGCGCCCCGGGGGCTCCCAGCGTCGCTCCGAACTCCCCTGGCGCGGGAACGCCCAACCCGTACGCCCAGCCCGCGCCTGAGGCGCCTCAGGACACCCCACAGCCCGCACCGCAGGCTCCCGCGGCCCCCGCCGCCCAGCCGGCCGCCTCGGCCCCCGCGCAGCCCGCCCCGGCGCCGCCGGCGCCCGCCGCCGCCCCGACCTCCGACCTGACCAAGCCCGAGGACGCCCGATGA
- a CDS encoding cellulose-binding protein has translation MSDTSPYGFELVRRGYDRAQVDERISKLVSDRDSALARITALEKRIEELHLETQNAQAQITDAEPSYAGLGARVEKILRLAEEEAKDLREEARRAAEQHRELAESAAQQVRNDAESYSAERKAKAEDEGLRIVEKAKSDAAQLRSEAQKDAQSKREEADALFEETRAKAAQAAADFETNLAKRREQSERDLASRQAKAEKRLAEIEHRAEQLRLEAEKLRTDAERRARQTVETAQRQAEDIVADANAKADRIRSESERELAALTNRRDSINAQLTNVREMLATLTGAAVAAAGTPAEDEPISRGVPAQQSR, from the coding sequence ATGAGCGACACTTCCCCCTACGGCTTCGAGCTTGTGCGGCGTGGATACGACCGCGCTCAGGTGGACGAACGTATCTCCAAGCTCGTCTCCGACCGTGACAGCGCTCTCGCCCGCATCACCGCTCTGGAAAAGCGCATCGAAGAGCTCCACCTCGAGACGCAGAACGCCCAGGCCCAGATCACCGACGCCGAGCCGTCGTACGCGGGTCTCGGTGCGCGCGTGGAGAAGATCCTCCGCCTCGCCGAGGAAGAGGCGAAGGACCTGCGGGAGGAGGCCCGGCGCGCGGCCGAGCAGCACCGCGAGCTCGCCGAGTCGGCGGCCCAGCAGGTGCGCAACGACGCCGAGTCGTACTCGGCGGAGCGCAAGGCGAAGGCCGAGGACGAGGGCCTGCGGATCGTCGAGAAGGCCAAGAGTGACGCCGCCCAGCTGCGTTCCGAGGCGCAGAAGGACGCGCAGTCCAAGCGCGAGGAGGCGGACGCCCTCTTCGAGGAGACCCGTGCGAAGGCCGCGCAGGCCGCCGCCGACTTCGAGACGAACCTCGCCAAGCGCCGCGAGCAGTCCGAGCGCGACCTGGCCTCCCGTCAGGCCAAGGCCGAGAAGCGCCTGGCCGAGATCGAGCACCGCGCGGAGCAGCTGCGCCTGGAGGCCGAGAAGCTGCGCACGGACGCCGAGCGCCGCGCCCGCCAGACGGTGGAGACGGCCCAGCGCCAGGCCGAGGACATCGTGGCCGACGCCAACGCCAAGGCCGACCGCATCCGTTCGGAATCCGAGCGCGAGCTGGCCGCCCTCACCAACCGCCGCGACAGCATCAACGCCCAGCTGACGAACGTCCGCGAGATGCTCGCGACGCTCACGGGCGCCGCGGTGGCCGCCGCCGGCACGCCGGCCGAGGACGAGCCGATCTCCCGTGGGGTCCCGGCCCAGCAGTCCCGGTAA
- a CDS encoding ABC transporter permease — MATTQVVRSEWTKIRSVASTVWTLSLVVVVTVALGMLISALSKNEFDSMNAQDRAEFDPTFISFAGMSLGQLAMIVFGVLVVSNEYSTGMIRSSLAAVPQRGAFLFSKIAVAGGLALLVGLVTSFAAFFLGQAMLGSHRAEIGDPGVLRAVFGGGLYMALIAMFSMGVAAMLRSPMLSLGILMPFFFLISNILGNVDATKKVGRFLPDQAGSKIMQVVTPIDDDTPYGPWGGLGIMGLWVLAALVGGYVLLKKRDA; from the coding sequence ATGGCGACGACGCAGGTCGTACGGTCGGAGTGGACCAAGATCCGGTCGGTGGCGTCCACGGTCTGGACCCTCTCACTGGTGGTGGTCGTGACGGTCGCCCTCGGCATGCTGATCTCGGCGTTGTCGAAGAACGAGTTCGACTCGATGAACGCGCAGGACCGGGCGGAGTTCGACCCGACGTTCATCAGCTTCGCGGGGATGAGTCTCGGTCAGCTCGCGATGATCGTCTTCGGGGTGCTGGTCGTGTCGAACGAGTACAGCACCGGCATGATCCGCAGCTCGCTGGCCGCGGTGCCGCAGCGCGGCGCCTTCCTGTTCAGCAAGATCGCGGTGGCCGGTGGGCTCGCCCTGCTGGTCGGGCTCGTCACCAGCTTCGCCGCCTTCTTCCTGGGGCAGGCGATGCTGGGCTCGCACCGGGCGGAGATCGGGGACCCGGGGGTGCTGCGGGCCGTGTTCGGCGGGGGCCTCTACATGGCGCTGATCGCGATGTTCTCCATGGGCGTCGCCGCGATGCTGCGCTCGCCGATGCTGTCGCTGGGCATCCTGATGCCGTTCTTCTTCCTGATCTCCAACATCCTGGGCAATGTCGACGCGACGAAGAAGGTCGGCCGGTTCCTTCCCGACCAGGCCGGCAGCAAGATCATGCAGGTCGTCACGCCGATCGACGACGACACTCCGTACGGGCCATGGGGCGGCCTGGGGATCATGGGGCTGTGGGTGCTCGCGGCGCTCGTCGGCGGTTATGTGCTGCTGAAGAAGCGCGATGCCTAG
- a CDS encoding ABC transporter permease subunit, with protein MSSPQSQMPQAAPAWQAAPGSAPYAGSPGYTSPIPVVRTHLGNAIASEWTKIRSVRSTMWTLGVFVLLVVGIGLLTGVVVANSDPALDGESPLGLGFFGLLLGSMCIITLGVLTTASEYGTGMIRTTMVACPSRGRVLAAKAIVFFLVAFVVTLVACSLVAFLHVAMLEGDGAKSPSGGDWLKGTVGISLYIALLGLFSLLVGSIIRHSAGAITIMIGAVLAPLVIALFMFSESLQGVRDALFEYSIPSQLSVFYANSLNSASQSGPSGWDPLWIILGATAVAFAGAFALLEKRDV; from the coding sequence ATGAGCAGCCCCCAGTCCCAGATGCCGCAGGCCGCGCCCGCCTGGCAGGCGGCGCCCGGTTCCGCCCCGTACGCCGGCAGCCCCGGCTACACCTCGCCGATCCCGGTCGTACGCACGCACCTCGGCAACGCCATCGCCTCCGAGTGGACGAAGATCAGGTCGGTGCGCTCCACGATGTGGACGCTCGGCGTGTTCGTCCTGCTCGTCGTCGGCATCGGTCTGCTGACCGGCGTGGTGGTGGCCAACTCCGACCCGGCCCTGGACGGCGAGAGCCCTCTCGGCCTGGGCTTCTTCGGGCTGCTGCTGGGCAGCATGTGCATCATCACGCTGGGCGTGCTGACCACGGCCTCGGAGTACGGCACCGGCATGATCCGCACCACGATGGTCGCCTGCCCGAGCCGCGGACGCGTGCTGGCGGCGAAGGCCATCGTGTTCTTCCTGGTCGCCTTCGTGGTGACGCTGGTGGCCTGCTCCCTCGTCGCCTTCCTGCACGTGGCGATGCTGGAGGGCGACGGCGCCAAGTCGCCGTCCGGCGGTGACTGGCTGAAGGGCACGGTCGGCATCTCGCTCTACATCGCGCTGCTGGGCCTGTTCTCGCTCCTGGTCGGCTCGATCATCCGGCACTCGGCCGGCGCCATCACGATCATGATCGGCGCCGTGCTGGCCCCGCTGGTGATCGCGCTGTTCATGTTCTCGGAGTCCCTGCAGGGCGTGCGCGACGCCCTGTTCGAGTACTCGATCCCGAGCCAGCTGAGCGTCTTCTACGCCAACTCCCTCAACTCGGCCAGCCAGTCCGGCCCGTCCGGCTGGGACCCGCTGTGGATCATCCTCGGCGCCACGGCCGTCGCGTTCGCCGGCGCCTTCGCGCTGCTGGAGAAGCGGGACGTCTGA
- a CDS encoding ABC transporter ATP-binding protein, with protein sequence MIELEGLTKRYGEKVAVNNLSFTVRPGIVTGFLGPNGAGKSTTMRMILGLDHPTAGDVRIDGKHYQQLKDPLTYIGALLEAKAWHGGRTAYNHLLCLAQSNGIPSGRVRDVLETVGLTAVAKKKTKGFSMGMGQRLGIAAALLGDPRILMFDEPVNGLDPEGIHWIRTLMKSLASQGRTVFVSSHLMSEMALTAEHLVVIGQGRLLADTSMADFIARNSRSYVRVRSPQRERLLDVLHQAGVVAVESGDGVLEVDGGKAEQIGELAAQHRITLHELSPQQASLEEAFMQLTAESVEYHAHSGTGATGSEPARQQWGDGWKRG encoded by the coding sequence ATGATTGAGCTGGAGGGGCTGACCAAGCGGTACGGCGAGAAGGTGGCGGTCAACAACCTGTCGTTCACCGTGAGACCGGGCATCGTCACCGGCTTCCTCGGGCCGAACGGCGCGGGCAAGTCGACGACCATGCGGATGATCCTGGGGCTCGACCACCCGACCGCCGGCGACGTCCGTATCGACGGCAAGCACTATCAGCAGCTCAAGGACCCGCTGACGTACATCGGCGCCCTGCTGGAGGCCAAGGCCTGGCACGGCGGGCGTACCGCCTACAACCATCTGCTGTGCCTCGCGCAGAGCAACGGCATTCCGAGCGGCAGGGTGCGGGACGTGCTGGAGACGGTCGGGCTGACGGCGGTCGCGAAGAAGAAGACCAAGGGCTTCTCGATGGGCATGGGGCAGCGGCTCGGCATCGCTGCCGCGCTGCTCGGCGATCCGCGGATCCTGATGTTCGACGAGCCGGTCAACGGCCTCGACCCCGAGGGCATCCACTGGATCCGCACCTTGATGAAGTCGCTCGCCTCGCAGGGACGGACCGTGTTCGTCTCCTCCCACCTGATGAGCGAGATGGCCCTGACGGCAGAGCACCTCGTCGTCATCGGGCAGGGCCGGCTGCTCGCGGACACCTCCATGGCGGACTTCATCGCCCGCAACTCACGCTCGTACGTCCGGGTCCGCAGCCCGCAGCGGGAGCGGCTGCTCGACGTGCTGCACCAGGCCGGGGTCGTGGCCGTGGAGAGCGGGGACGGGGTGCTGGAGGTGGACGGCGGCAAGGCCGAGCAGATCGGTGAGCTGGCGGCGCAGCACCGGATCACGCTGCACGAGCTGAGCCCGCAACAGGCCTCGCTGGAGGAGGCGTTCATGCAGCTGACCGCGGAGTCGGTGGAGTACCACGCTCACAGCGGGACGGGCGCGACGGGCTCCGAGCCGGCGCGGCAGCAGTGGGGCGACGGCTGGAAGAGGGGCTGA